The DNA window CATAAAAAGGATATTGATGCTAAACTCGGTCGCTCGTTCGAAATAGCCGAAAAGGCAGCAAAAGAAGCAGACGTGCTTGTGATCCGCGGAAGCGAAATCACCCGTTCCATGCCTCCGGGACACTTCAATGCTATCTTTCTTGCCAACAATGATTCTCTGGATAAAAAAGACTGGAGAGATAGCTTTAAGGCTGCCAAGGCACAGAACGCTTTTATATTCTGGAATCATCCGGGATGGGCAGCTCAACAGCCAGATTCTACTAAATGGTGGCCCGAACATACCGAACTCTACAATGCCGGTTGCATGAACGGAATAGAAGTTGTAAACGGAAGAGAATATTATCCCGAAGCACTTCAATGGGCGCTTGATAAGAAGTTGACCATGCTTGGCAACTCAGATATTCATGCACCTATCAATACTGATTATGACTTTGCCAAAGGGGAACATCGCACCATGACTTTTGTCTTTGCCAAAGAACGAAGTATTGAGGGTATTTGTGATGCATTGATCAACAGACGCACTGCCGTATATGCTGGAAATAAAATTATTGGTGAAAGTAAATACCTGAAAGCATTGTTCGAAAGCGCCATTGAAGTAACGGATGTGGTTAAAAGCGATAAAAACGTTAAAATCACCTTCAAGAATAAGTCCGATCTTACCTTCAAGTTATTAAAAACAAAACATAACCCGGATGTGGTTTATTTCCGTAACTATACCATAAAGCCTAATGCAACCGAAACTGTAACTGTGAAGCTGGAGAATGGTACAAAGGAAGGAAATGTAAACTTTGAGATAACCAACCTTGTTGTTGAACCCAATCACGGTTTAAGCTACACTTATAAAGTTATGGCTAAATAAAATGGATAAAAAACTGTAACAATATATTTGGCCTGACTACATTACAAAAATTATGGCTAAATAAATCTGCTTTTTTATTTTGACGGCGAATGAGCGCATAGGAGTTTTTCCCATGTGCTCATTCCATTTTATAGAAAGTTATTCTTAATGACTGAACATTGCTTTTTGAGCATAATATGTTTTAACGCATTTTGCATAATCAGCATCATATTCTCTTATGTGAGTTATAAGCCACTGCTTCATGAATGCTGTAATTTTGTTTATCAGTACCTTATTCCCATAGCTATAAACAACCATAAAATCTTTGGTTTTTTTTTGGAATAAATTATGCTGGTTAATGTGCTCTTCCATATTTGGTGAATTAGCCTCACGCATTAACGCTTCTTCTGTTTTGAAATGGCATTCCGAATGCATTTCAAGTTCACTCAATAAATTCAGCACCTTGTTCTCATTGTCATTATTTTCACTTAACGAAATAATCTCATTCAGTAAAGTAAAAAACGAGTTATGTTGCTTGTCAATAGTCTCAATGCCAAGTAACAATGAATCATCCCAATTGGGATTCATTTTTTCTGTTCTTATAGTAGTGTTCATTGTTGGTAATATTATAATGTCGTTTTAAGAGTTTAACAGCTTTGAAAGCTATCTATTACCGGATCCGTTTTCCCAAATATAAATAAAAATTCCTAATTCTCAAATTATATTGCTCTTTTTTTTGAAGCATGAGCCATATTTACCGAATATTCTATGCAAATAAAGCAAAAACTTATTCAGAATACGATCGTTATCACCTTGGTATAATTAAATATAATACTTACCTTTGCGGCCTGTTTTGGCAATGGCATCTGCCCTAAACCGCTCAATTGAGCTGATGATACCTACTTAAAGACAAAAGTCTGACGGGTAAGGTATGCATTATCCTTCCGGCTTAATTAAATAATTTCAGATTACAAACTTAGTATTATGGTTTTATTATCAAAAAGAATTCTGCCTCACCAATCTTACTATTTCGTTTACTTGTTTCGTTGGTTGCTTATTAGCTTCTTAATCAGTCTTGTTGTTGGAACAGCATCCGCTTTTTTTCTGAATGCTCTAAGCTGGGCTACCGATTGGCGTGAAAGCCATTTGTGGATGATAGCCTTGCTGCCTATTGGCGGACTCATCATAGGTTTATCATATCATTACTGGGGAAATAGTGTAGTAAAAGGAAACAATCTGTTGCTCGAGGAGTTTCATAGTCCAAAGCAGATTATTTCATTAAGAATGGCTCCTTTAGTAGTCTTTGGTACAATAATAACCCATCTGTTCGGAGGATCGGCCGGACGAGAGGGAACAGCAGTCCAGATGGGAGGAGCTTTTGCCGATCAGTTTACAAGAATATTTAAACTGAAACCCCGTGACAGAAAGATTGTGCTTGTAATGGGAGTAAGTGCCGGATTCTCGTCTGTTTTTGGAACACCACTGGCCGGAGCAATCTTTGCACTCGAGGTTATGGTTTTAGGAAGAATGCGCTACGAAGCATTACTGCCAAGTCTTTTTGCTGCAGTATTCTCAAATTATATATGTAATGTATGGGGAGCTCACCACACACATTATATTATATCTTCTATTACAGAAGTAAATCCCATTTATGTATTATGCGCTGTTGCTGCCGGAATTATTTTCGGTTTGGTAGCCATGCTCTTTTCCCGTTCCATCACGTTCTGGGGCAAACTGTTTAAATCACGGATATCATACCCACCTCTGCGTCCGTTTGTGGGAGGAATCCTAATAGCGCTGGCCGTATATCTTTTAGGAACAACCAGATATATAGGACTAGGAATTCCCACTTTGGTAAGCTCGTTCAATGAAAGCGGAATGCCTTACGACTTTATTCTCAAGTTGCTATTTACCACCTTTACTATCGGTGCCGGATTTAAAGGAGGCGAAGTTACACCACTGTTCTTTGTTGGTGCAACATTGGGTAATGCTCTGGCTTTTGTTCTGCCGTTGCCTATGGCTCTGCTTGCCGGAATGGGATTTGTAGCCGTTTTTGCCGGAGCAACAAACACACCTATTGCCTGTACATTAATGGGAATAGAACTTTTCGGAGCAGGAAATGCTGTTTACTTAGGTACGGCTTGTTTTGTAGCATATCTCTTTTCCGGTCATACCGGTATCTATACATCACAAATTGTAGGTAGTCCTAAAATTGTACGTCTGGTAAGGGAGAAAGGGAAAGATCTGGCTCATATAAATTTAAGGAAATCGGCGTAACTGTAGAGAACGATAAAAGCGAACGTCATTGCTGAAATTATTGCTTATCTGTTTGCTGATATAGAAAGTACAACTTGCATCAGAGTTAAGAGTTTAGTTGGTCAACTAATTATTGACTTAGGAACTGTAGTAGTCAACTGGAATCAGTTTAATACAAGGCTTAAGAAGAATAGTAGTTTATTGGTATCTGTTTAATAAAGATAAGGCCAATAACTAATTTTTATTGGTTAATGGTTTCGGCAAACATGTACATGTTCGGGGTTAAACATGTACAAGATTAGAAGCGAACATGTACAAGATTGAAATCAAACATGTACATGTTTGAGAAAATATAACCTTTTGTTTAGACTAACATATCAGGTTATCTACTATAAATGCTCTTCTTTATTATAACAATCTTCGCTCTTCTTTCAAAGAATCTGATAATCTGGCTACAGAAATATGGGTTTTCTAGCTCTATAAAAATATCAAGTTTCTCCTGTTTTTTCAATAATCAGAAGAAACTTGATATAAATATACCTTTACTCTCCGTGTACTTTACTTCCTGTTTGTGCCCGAATCGAAAGAAACCAGATAGAATTAGCTCATGATTAATGGTCTGCTTATTCTCCATGGTTCATGAAACAGTAGAAATCAGATCGGAAAAACCCTCTTTCTATAAAGTACTCATCAACTGCTTTAACCTTGTTACGGCAATTTTAAGGTTGTACTCAAAGTTGATAAGGCGAGTAGATGATTGCACATAGCTCTCCTGAGCCTGATGAACCTCGAGTGATGTGGTTTGTCCCAAGCGAAGGCGCTCAATGCTTATCTCAATGTTTTCCTTTGCCAGTTGATTGTTATCTTTCTCAATCTGAAGAAGTTGTTGCTGACTCTCGAAATCGGTCAAGGTGTTTAGTAACTCGGTGTTAACCTGTAGTTTTATATTCTCCAGATCGTATTCTGCCGATTCAAGTTCCTTTCTTGCAACTGAGATTTTTCGTTTGGTCTCTCCTCCATTGAAAAGCGGGATAGAAAGTGTTCCTCCTATCTGCGGACCGAATACTCTGTTCCTTAAGCTGGAACCTTCCGAATTTGACGTGTTCGACAAGTAATATCCTCCGTTTAACTTAAAGGTAGGAGAGTAGCCTTTCTGATTTTCTTTCAATGTCAACTTAGCTATATCTATCTGCTTTTTGAAGGATAGAATATTGCTGTTTGATGAATTGAGTTTATCCAACAGTTCATCTTTGTTTGGTGTGTAGTTCAGCGGAATAGATTCGGATACATCGAATGTAATGCTTGGATCTTGTCCCAACAAGTTGTTTAGTGTCTTGGTTGCTTCACTGATGATGTATTGCTGACTGATGGCCTTCTCTTTTTCAACGTTTAAATCGATCTTTGCCTGAAGCAAATCGGTTTTTACCAGCGTACCGGCATTAAATCCCGTTTCGGCTATGATAACCCGCTCTTTGTTGTATCTTATAGCTTCGTTGATGGAAACTAATTGTTGCTTTTGTCGGACAATATCGTAGTAAGCGGCAATTACATTGTACAAGGTTTCCAGCACCTTTGTCTGAAACTGAAGTTCGCCAAGAGCCTGAATCTCGTTCAGCTTGTTCTTGGTAACAAACATCTTACCTCCGTCGTACAAAGTCCAGGAGAGTTGTGCATTTGCCCCCAGTGTTGTAGACGATTGAGAAGAATATTTAGTTATTGTGCCCGATGCACTTTTCTGATTAATGTTATTCAGACTGTATTCTCCCAATCCGTTCAGATTTACTGTAGGTAACATGCCTGCATTGCCCCGGGTATTGTTTATACGGGCAATATCAGCATCGTTGCGTGCCACTAATATATCGAAATTGTTCTTTAGTGCAGTGTTCACTGCCTGGTCCAGACTCAGCACGTTTTGTGCCTGAATTGCAGCAGACAGCATCAATAAAAGAAACAGATGTATAGCTCTCATGATTGGTTTTTAAATTTACTGTTACTTGATATTGCTATATAGGTAACCGGAATTACAAATAATGTAAGAATCAGTGCGAAGAGTAATCCTCCCACCACTACAATACCCAGGGAAACACGACTTTCTGCTCCCGATCCCAGGGCCATAGCAATAGGCAGTGAACCGAAGATAGTGGCCAGTGAGGTCATAACAATAGGACGCAAACGGGCAGAAGCTCCTTCGAAAGCGGCTACTCTCTTGGTCATACCTGCCATACGTTTCTGATTGGCAAACTCCACAATAAGAATACCATTCTTTGTTACAATACCAATAAGCAGAATCATCCCGATTTCCGAGAAAATATTTATTGTCTGTCCGCACATCCATAGCGAAAGCATGGCACCGGCAATAGCCATTGGCACGGTAAGCATGATGATGAACGGATCGCGGAAACTTTCGAACTGTGCAGCCAGAATCAGGTAAATAAGTAATAAAGCCAATATAAGAGCAAAGGAGATATTGGAACTACTCTCTTCAAAGTCTCTTGATGAGCCCGACAGAGCAGTTGTAAAGGAACC is part of the uncultured Bacteroides sp. genome and encodes:
- a CDS encoding hemerythrin family protein; the encoded protein is MNTTIRTEKMNPNWDDSLLLGIETIDKQHNSFFTLLNEIISLSENNDNENKVLNLLSELEMHSECHFKTEEALMREANSPNMEEHINQHNLFQKKTKDFMVVYSYGNKVLINKITAFMKQWLITHIREYDADYAKCVKTYYAQKAMFSH
- a CDS encoding TolC family protein → MRAIHLFLLLMLSAAIQAQNVLSLDQAVNTALKNNFDILVARNDADIARINNTRGNAGMLPTVNLNGLGEYSLNNINQKSASGTITKYSSQSSTTLGANAQLSWTLYDGGKMFVTKNKLNEIQALGELQFQTKVLETLYNVIAAYYDIVRQKQQLVSINEAIRYNKERVIIAETGFNAGTLVKTDLLQAKIDLNVEKEKAISQQYIISEATKTLNNLLGQDPSITFDVSESIPLNYTPNKDELLDKLNSSNSNILSFKKQIDIAKLTLKENQKGYSPTFKLNGGYYLSNTSNSEGSSLRNRVFGPQIGGTLSIPLFNGGETKRKISVARKELESAEYDLENIKLQVNTELLNTLTDFESQQQLLQIEKDNNQLAKENIEISIERLRLGQTTSLEVHQAQESYVQSSTRLINFEYNLKIAVTRLKQLMSTL
- a CDS encoding voltage-gated chloride channel family protein, which translates into the protein MVLLSKRILPHQSYYFVYLFRWLLISFLISLVVGTASAFFLNALSWATDWRESHLWMIALLPIGGLIIGLSYHYWGNSVVKGNNLLLEEFHSPKQIISLRMAPLVVFGTIITHLFGGSAGREGTAVQMGGAFADQFTRIFKLKPRDRKIVLVMGVSAGFSSVFGTPLAGAIFALEVMVLGRMRYEALLPSLFAAVFSNYICNVWGAHHTHYIISSITEVNPIYVLCAVAAGIIFGLVAMLFSRSITFWGKLFKSRISYPPLRPFVGGILIALAVYLLGTTRYIGLGIPTLVSSFNESGMPYDFILKLLFTTFTIGAGFKGGEVTPLFFVGATLGNALAFVLPLPMALLAGMGFVAVFAGATNTPIACTLMGIELFGAGNAVYLGTACFVAYLFSGHTGIYTSQIVGSPKIVRLVREKGKDLAHINLRKSA
- a CDS encoding Sb-PDE family phosphodiesterase produces the protein MKQRTLLFGMIVLAQSFFMNLAAQERHELKVPDIEGYKTLKCDFHIHTVFSDGLVWPSVRVGEAYLEGLDAIAITDHIEYRPHKKDIDAKLGRSFEIAEKAAKEADVLVIRGSEITRSMPPGHFNAIFLANNDSLDKKDWRDSFKAAKAQNAFIFWNHPGWAAQQPDSTKWWPEHTELYNAGCMNGIEVVNGREYYPEALQWALDKKLTMLGNSDIHAPINTDYDFAKGEHRTMTFVFAKERSIEGICDALINRRTAVYAGNKIIGESKYLKALFESAIEVTDVVKSDKNVKITFKNKSDLTFKLLKTKHNPDVVYFRNYTIKPNATETVTVKLENGTKEGNVNFEITNLVVEPNHGLSYTYKVMAK